In Streptomyces sp. DG2A-72, one genomic interval encodes:
- a CDS encoding site-specific integrase, protein MLTYDVQIWGIRKRPDRAAAYQLRWRVGPRPFSKSYKIKAQADGRRSELLTALRNREQFDTETGLPASEVQALNSSTWYAHTRAYAEMKWPGASAKHRASIADTLATITPKLVKDKRGAPAPKVLRIALYLWVYRFVLDDDGTLKPRLDREEPPADIVAALDWIARKSVDITGLNTPSMVRTALDALKLKQDGTAAAENTVNRKRTVFSNCLRYAVERELLTALPLDKVDWTAPETDDEIDFRFVPGPKLAKALIDAVTEQGERGRHLTAFFGCLYYAANRPGEAVSLREDDFTLPEEGWGEVLLSTSMPRVGSGWTDTGESFDTRGLKKRARKATRPVPIPPVLVRLVREHIKEFGTAEDGRLFRASQGGHLLSKEYGEVWKAARLAVLTESEAASPLADVPYSLRHAGVSLWLESGVSPAEVARRAGHSIAVLFRFYAKAIHRNQQRSNEQIERALDAADEE, encoded by the coding sequence ATGCTGACCTACGACGTTCAGATCTGGGGCATCCGTAAGCGGCCTGACCGTGCGGCGGCCTATCAGCTCCGATGGCGCGTCGGTCCCCGGCCCTTCTCCAAGAGCTACAAGATCAAGGCTCAGGCCGACGGTCGACGCTCGGAGCTGCTGACCGCACTGCGCAACCGCGAGCAGTTCGACACGGAAACCGGCCTGCCCGCCTCAGAGGTGCAGGCGCTCAACTCCTCCACCTGGTACGCCCACACGCGTGCGTACGCCGAGATGAAGTGGCCGGGCGCCTCGGCCAAGCACCGCGCGAGCATCGCTGACACGCTGGCGACCATCACACCGAAGCTGGTCAAGGACAAGCGCGGGGCTCCGGCCCCCAAGGTGCTACGGATCGCGCTCTACTTGTGGGTCTACCGGTTCGTCCTGGACGACGACGGGACGCTGAAGCCCCGCCTTGACCGCGAAGAACCCCCGGCCGACATCGTGGCCGCGCTGGACTGGATCGCTCGCAAGTCGGTGGACATCACCGGCCTCAACACACCGTCGATGGTGCGGACCGCCCTCGATGCGTTGAAGCTGAAGCAGGACGGCACGGCTGCTGCCGAGAACACGGTGAACCGCAAGCGAACCGTCTTCAGCAACTGCCTGCGCTACGCCGTGGAACGAGAGCTGCTGACGGCGCTGCCCCTCGACAAGGTGGACTGGACAGCGCCCGAGACCGATGACGAGATCGACTTCCGGTTCGTCCCCGGCCCAAAGCTGGCAAAGGCCCTCATCGATGCTGTCACCGAGCAGGGCGAACGCGGGCGGCATCTGACGGCGTTCTTCGGCTGCCTCTACTACGCGGCCAACCGCCCTGGTGAGGCGGTCAGTCTGCGTGAGGACGACTTCACCCTTCCCGAAGAGGGCTGGGGTGAAGTCCTGCTGTCCACGAGCATGCCCCGAGTCGGCTCGGGTTGGACCGATACCGGCGAGTCGTTCGATACGCGCGGCCTGAAGAAACGGGCTCGAAAGGCGACCCGGCCGGTGCCCATTCCGCCCGTTCTCGTCCGCCTGGTCCGCGAGCACATCAAGGAGTTCGGCACGGCCGAAGACGGCCGACTGTTCCGCGCGTCCCAGGGCGGCCACCTCCTGTCCAAGGAGTACGGGGAGGTCTGGAAGGCTGCCCGGCTTGCGGTGCTCACGGAGTCCGAAGCAGCCTCGCCGCTGGCTGACGTGCCGTATTCCTTGCGCCACGCGGGCGTTTCGCTCTGGCTTGAGTCCGGCGTCTCCCCAGCCGAAGTTGCACGCCGGGCCGGACACAGCATCGCGGTTCTGTTCCGCTTCTACGCCAAGGCCATCCACCGCAATCAGCAGCGCTCGAACGAGCAGATCGAGCGGGCCTTGGATGCCGCAGATGAGGAGTAG
- a CDS encoding S1C family serine protease: MSTENEGTAVPPAPSAPPVPVESPAASTQPAAPTAPIPSVPAGAPDHEPARTAPAYASAGSPGQGGGSAPDASWPPPPPATPSYGDAGASGAGSYADGGSGGAGSGWGAGFPPPAPKPRSRRGGLVSAILVAALVAGGLGGGLGYTLARDNDSGDSTTVSASDSGGSVKRDAGTIAGVADKALPSTVTIQAESSSGEGGTGTGFVFDKEGHIVTNNHVVAEAVDGGKLTATFPDGKKYDAQVVGHAAGYDVAVIKLENAPSNLKPLTLGDSDKVAVGDSTIAIGAPFGLSNTVTTGIISAKNRPVASSDGTGSNASYMSALQTDASINPGNSGGPLLDAQGNVIGINSAIQSTSNGGLGGTSQSGSIGLGFAIPINQAKYVAQQLIKTGKPVYAKIGASVSLEDTTDGAKITEQGASGSEAVEAGGPAAEAGLKPGDVITKLDDRVIDSGPTLIGEIWTHQPGDKVKITYERGGQTRTVDLTLGSRVGDS; the protein is encoded by the coding sequence GTGAGCACCGAGAACGAGGGCACTGCGGTACCCCCGGCCCCGTCCGCACCTCCCGTGCCGGTGGAATCTCCCGCAGCCTCCACGCAGCCGGCCGCGCCGACGGCTCCCATACCGTCGGTGCCCGCGGGCGCCCCGGACCATGAACCGGCCCGCACCGCGCCCGCCTACGCGTCGGCCGGATCCCCGGGCCAGGGCGGCGGTTCCGCCCCGGACGCCTCCTGGCCGCCCCCGCCGCCGGCCACTCCGTCGTACGGGGACGCAGGTGCCTCGGGAGCCGGCTCGTACGCCGACGGGGGCTCTGGAGGTGCGGGCTCCGGCTGGGGTGCCGGCTTCCCGCCGCCCGCTCCCAAGCCCCGTAGCAGGCGCGGTGGTCTGGTCTCCGCGATCCTGGTGGCCGCGCTGGTCGCGGGCGGTCTGGGCGGCGGCCTCGGCTACACCCTGGCCAGGGACAACGACAGTGGCGACTCCACGACCGTCTCCGCCTCCGACAGCGGCGGCTCCGTCAAGCGCGACGCGGGCACCATCGCGGGCGTGGCGGACAAGGCCCTGCCGAGCACGGTCACCATCCAGGCCGAGTCCTCCAGCGGCGAGGGCGGCACCGGCACCGGCTTCGTCTTCGACAAAGAGGGCCACATCGTCACCAACAACCACGTGGTGGCCGAGGCGGTCGACGGCGGCAAGCTGACGGCCACCTTCCCGGACGGCAAGAAGTACGACGCCCAGGTCGTCGGCCATGCGGCGGGCTACGACGTCGCGGTCATCAAGCTCGAGAACGCTCCGTCGAACCTGAAGCCTCTGACGCTGGGCGACTCCGACAAGGTCGCCGTCGGCGACTCCACCATCGCCATCGGCGCCCCCTTCGGCCTGTCCAACACGGTGACGACGGGCATCATCAGCGCCAAGAACCGCCCCGTGGCCTCCAGCGACGGTACCGGCAGCAACGCGTCCTACATGAGCGCCCTGCAGACCGACGCCTCGATCAACCCGGGCAACTCCGGCGGCCCGCTGCTGGACGCCCAGGGCAACGTCATCGGCATCAACTCCGCGATCCAGTCCACCAGCAACGGCGGCCTGGGCGGCACCAGCCAGTCCGGCTCGATAGGGCTGGGCTTCGCCATCCCGATCAACCAGGCCAAGTACGTCGCCCAGCAGCTGATCAAGACCGGCAAGCCGGTCTACGCGAAGATCGGCGCGTCCGTCTCCCTGGAGGACACCACGGACGGGGCGAAGATCACCGAGCAGGGTGCCAGCGGCTCCGAAGCCGTCGAGGCCGGCGGCCCCGCCGCAGAGGCCGGCCTCAAGCCCGGCGACGTCATCACCAAGCTCGACGACAGGGTGATCGACTCCGGCCCCACCCTCATCGGCGAGATCTGGACCCACCAGCCCGGCGACAAGGTCAAGATCACCTACGAACGCGGCGGCCAGACCCGCACCGTGGACCTCACCCTGGGCTCCCGCGTCGGAGACAGCTGA
- a CDS encoding glycerophosphodiester phosphodiesterase: MTPARQHRIQVVAHRGASEEAPEHTLAAYKKAIEDGADALECDVRLTADGHLVCVHDRRVNRTSNGRGAVSALELAELAALDFGSWKHRDSSRMRDEEPDWEHLPEDPEDTSVLTLERLLELIADTGRRIELAIETKHPTRWAGQVEERLLLLLKRFGLDAPATSAESQVRIMSFSARSLHRVRAASPTLPTVYLMQFVSPRLRDGRLPAGVRIAGPSIRIVRNHPAYVERLKRAGHQVHVWTVNEPQDIDLCVDLGIDAIITNRPGEVLRRLGR; this comes from the coding sequence GTGACCCCTGCACGGCAGCACCGGATTCAAGTCGTCGCCCACCGCGGGGCCTCCGAAGAGGCTCCCGAGCACACCCTGGCCGCATACAAGAAGGCGATCGAGGACGGTGCGGATGCCCTCGAGTGCGATGTACGGCTGACCGCCGACGGCCATCTCGTCTGTGTCCACGACCGCCGCGTCAACCGCACCTCCAACGGCCGCGGAGCGGTCTCCGCGCTGGAGCTGGCCGAACTGGCTGCCCTGGACTTCGGCTCCTGGAAGCACCGGGACTCCTCGCGGATGCGGGACGAGGAGCCCGACTGGGAGCACCTGCCCGAGGACCCGGAGGACACCTCCGTCCTGACCCTGGAGCGACTGCTCGAACTCATCGCCGACACCGGCCGCCGGATCGAGCTGGCCATCGAGACCAAGCACCCCACCCGCTGGGCGGGCCAGGTCGAGGAGCGGCTGCTGCTGCTCCTGAAGCGCTTCGGGCTGGACGCGCCCGCCACGTCGGCGGAGTCCCAGGTGCGGATCATGAGCTTCTCGGCCCGCTCGCTGCACCGCGTACGAGCCGCCTCGCCGACCCTGCCGACGGTCTATCTGATGCAGTTCGTCTCGCCCCGGCTGCGCGACGGACGGCTGCCCGCGGGTGTCCGGATCGCGGGCCCCTCGATCCGGATCGTGCGCAACCATCCGGCCTATGTCGAGCGCCTGAAGCGAGCCGGCCACCAGGTGCACGTCTGGACCGTGAACGAGCCGCAGGACATCGATCTCTGCGTCGACCTGGGCATCGACGCCATCATCACCAACCGCCCGGGCGAGGTGCTGCGCCGACTCGGTCGGTGA
- a CDS encoding ATP-binding protein, with amino-acid sequence MRHRTFPGRFPVQANGASTPWRGAKEVSGVALVVAQEVPTSSSMAVPHGPAGVGKARHRMRAQLRTGGVAESVIDDAVLILSELLSNACKHGRPLGDALAGDGDVRAAWRVDRRGRLTVEVTDGGGPTRPAPATPSVTAHGGRGLNIITALADDWGVRDDARGEVTVWVVVHDDVHDTDAGRRRDDFATRVAAPRVSAMADLDFGHAFDDLD; translated from the coding sequence ATGCGTCACCGAACGTTCCCCGGCCGGTTTCCGGTTCAGGCCAATGGGGCATCCACACCGTGGCGTGGGGCAAAGGAGGTCTCGGGGGTGGCGTTGGTGGTGGCACAGGAGGTGCCCACGTCGTCGAGCATGGCCGTACCCCATGGCCCTGCGGGCGTGGGGAAAGCGAGACACCGTATGCGCGCTCAGTTGCGCACGGGTGGTGTGGCGGAATCGGTCATCGACGATGCCGTATTGATTCTTTCCGAACTCTTGAGCAATGCGTGCAAACACGGTCGGCCGCTGGGTGACGCCCTGGCCGGGGACGGCGACGTCCGGGCCGCATGGCGGGTGGACCGGCGCGGCAGACTCACGGTCGAGGTGACGGACGGTGGTGGGCCCACCCGCCCGGCTCCGGCCACGCCCTCGGTCACCGCACACGGCGGCCGCGGGCTGAACATCATCACCGCACTGGCCGACGACTGGGGCGTCCGGGACGACGCCCGCGGCGAGGTCACGGTGTGGGTCGTGGTCCACGACGACGTGCACGACACCGATGCCGGTCGCCGACGCGACGACTTCGCTACGCGTGTCGCCGCTCCGCGGGTGTCCGCGATGGCCGACCTGGACTTCGGACACGCCTTCGACGACCTGGACTGA
- a CDS encoding DUF5926 family protein, with product MAKKRPQTKAPRPQLTDAEIPVVGAREPCPCGSGRRYKACHGRAAAHAVTELVQRPFEGLPGECDWVALRELVPAATVELTLKDGLPKDVPSVTLATVLPMAWPALRRDDGSVLLGLQNDTASGDISRDLADTLQHALTAKPGTPVQGRRAPTDGPRLQDLLAPEGAFEPVVHSGFEFWVPDADNATPEVAASLERANAAAIPTVKLTGVDAAYWCETPEKNHLRWVMPHPEEQLLDALARLHAAGKSSLGEGTRLVGSFRAHGLTVPVWDLPSEVTAQDIEKPAAEFAERLATALATDAPLTADERRARGGLTNRQVTLS from the coding sequence ATGGCCAAGAAGCGACCCCAGACGAAGGCCCCGCGGCCGCAGCTCACAGACGCTGAGATCCCGGTCGTCGGTGCCCGTGAACCCTGCCCCTGCGGCAGCGGCCGCCGCTACAAGGCGTGCCACGGCCGGGCCGCCGCGCACGCGGTGACCGAGCTGGTGCAGCGCCCGTTCGAGGGCCTGCCGGGCGAGTGCGACTGGGTGGCGCTGCGTGAGCTGGTCCCGGCCGCGACCGTGGAGCTGACGCTCAAGGACGGTCTGCCCAAGGACGTTCCGTCGGTCACGCTCGCCACGGTCCTGCCGATGGCCTGGCCCGCCCTGCGCCGCGACGACGGCTCGGTCCTGCTCGGCCTGCAGAACGACACGGCGTCCGGCGACATCAGCCGCGACCTCGCCGACACCCTCCAGCACGCGCTCACCGCCAAGCCAGGCACGCCCGTGCAGGGGCGCCGGGCGCCCACTGACGGTCCGCGGCTGCAGGATCTGCTCGCCCCGGAAGGTGCGTTCGAGCCAGTCGTGCACTCGGGCTTCGAGTTCTGGGTCCCGGACGCGGACAACGCCACTCCGGAGGTGGCCGCCTCCCTGGAGCGGGCCAACGCGGCGGCCATCCCGACCGTGAAGCTGACCGGCGTGGATGCCGCGTACTGGTGCGAGACTCCGGAGAAGAACCATCTGCGGTGGGTCATGCCGCATCCGGAGGAGCAGCTTCTGGACGCTCTCGCGCGGCTGCACGCGGCCGGGAAGTCAAGCCTCGGGGAGGGCACCCGGCTGGTGGGCTCCTTCCGTGCTCATGGGCTCACCGTCCCGGTCTGGGACCTGCCGAGCGAGGTCACCGCGCAGGACATCGAGAAGCCGGCCGCCGAGTTCGCCGAGCGCCTCGCCACCGCGCTGGCCACGGACGCTCCGCTCACCGCCGACGAGCGCCGCGCGCGCGGCGGCCTCACCAACCGGCAGGTCACGCTCAGCTGA
- a CDS encoding bifunctional DNA primase/polymerase, with the protein MREILGRRRRLLSQRSDGGPDLISAALTFATEWQWPVLPGVAADPQGRSRCACPDPDCTVPGAHPFDPGLLTATTDARMVRWWWTNRPAAPIVLSTGGKAPCAVSLPALPAARALGALDRMGMRLGPVVASPTRWALLVKPYSMEQLGELLYAQDFVPGSLRFHGEGGYLALPPSETGQGQTRWERAPLPGSASPWVPDVEAVVDAVVEALTRTGVSAPEL; encoded by the coding sequence ATGCGCGAGATCCTCGGAAGGCGACGCAGGCTCCTGTCCCAGCGCAGTGACGGGGGGCCTGACTTGATCAGCGCGGCCCTGACCTTCGCGACGGAATGGCAGTGGCCCGTACTCCCGGGCGTGGCGGCGGACCCCCAGGGGCGCTCCCGCTGCGCCTGCCCGGACCCGGACTGCACGGTGCCCGGCGCGCACCCCTTCGACCCCGGCCTCCTCACGGCCACCACCGACGCCCGCATGGTGCGCTGGTGGTGGACCAACCGGCCCGCCGCGCCGATCGTCCTGTCCACCGGCGGAAAGGCTCCGTGCGCGGTGTCGCTGCCCGCCCTGCCGGCCGCCCGTGCCCTGGGCGCCCTCGACCGCATGGGCATGCGCCTCGGCCCGGTGGTGGCCTCGCCCACCCGGTGGGCGCTGCTGGTGAAGCCGTACTCCATGGAGCAGTTGGGCGAACTGCTGTACGCCCAGGACTTCGTCCCGGGCTCGCTCCGCTTCCACGGCGAGGGCGGCTATCTGGCGCTGCCGCCGTCCGAGACCGGCCAGGGGCAGACCCGCTGGGAGCGCGCACCGCTGCCCGGCTCGGCCTCCCCGTGGGTGCCCGACGTCGAGGCCGTGGTGGACGCCGTGGTCGAGGCCCTCACTCGTACGGGTGTGAGCGCGCCCGAGTTGTAG
- a CDS encoding PP2C family protein-serine/threonine phosphatase yields MLDIPSRVRVHVETLLAAQNDMGVCDAIEQYAPVGKPDAMNAPHAPKVAGIDSTVPSPAHTVAPAPAASENAAGPAVPAPNAPGALLQDRLAGWVSDLTTLHELTERLARTATLADALQEVLRAGAALVGARRGLVALEPGDGLGPDTTIGLGLARADLGHIETVPRGAMPFGRILDGLPGAEDGIVQPDVFAEDGLDPRHREVAARLGYAASYTLPLSTPAVGRLGAAVWLYDEPAEPVERQRHLVGLYVRYATEHLARLVEVERTRACMATMAEELLPSRLPRVAGMQLAARHRTGPRGGGDWYDALPLPDAALGLAVGSVTGSGPSAVAAMGRLRASLRAYAVMEGEDPVAVLSDLELLLRLTEPARSATALFSYCEPALRKITLAGAGHTPPLLIGERRTEFVETSVSAPLGMLACWEAPSVELQAEAGETVLLYTDGLLHRTGDPTDRAFARLHAAAAGVPRSLRRDPDAIADHILRTVLPDGRDEADSAEDVVLLAARFE; encoded by the coding sequence ATGCTGGACATCCCCTCACGAGTGCGTGTACATGTGGAGACACTGCTAGCGGCGCAGAATGACATGGGGGTTTGCGATGCTATCGAGCAATACGCACCGGTCGGAAAGCCGGACGCCATGAACGCCCCTCACGCTCCGAAAGTGGCTGGAATCGATTCAACGGTTCCCTCGCCCGCACACACTGTCGCGCCCGCGCCCGCGGCCTCCGAAAACGCAGCCGGCCCAGCCGTCCCCGCCCCGAACGCGCCCGGCGCACTGCTCCAGGACCGCCTGGCCGGCTGGGTCTCGGACCTCACGACTCTCCACGAACTCACCGAACGTCTGGCCCGCACAGCCACACTGGCGGACGCCCTCCAGGAAGTGCTGCGCGCCGGAGCCGCCCTCGTGGGCGCCCGGCGCGGTCTCGTCGCGCTGGAGCCCGGCGACGGGCTGGGACCGGACACGACCATCGGCCTCGGCCTGGCGCGAGCCGATCTCGGCCACATCGAGACCGTGCCGCGCGGGGCGATGCCCTTCGGCCGGATCCTCGACGGCCTGCCCGGCGCCGAGGACGGCATCGTCCAGCCCGATGTGTTCGCCGAGGACGGCCTCGACCCCCGGCACCGCGAGGTCGCCGCGCGCCTCGGCTACGCCGCCAGCTACACGCTCCCCCTGTCCACGCCCGCCGTCGGCCGCCTCGGTGCCGCCGTATGGCTCTACGACGAGCCCGCCGAGCCGGTCGAGCGGCAGCGCCACCTCGTCGGCCTGTACGTCCGTTACGCCACCGAGCACCTGGCCCGGCTGGTCGAAGTCGAGCGCACGCGCGCGTGCATGGCGACGATGGCCGAGGAACTGCTCCCCTCACGGCTGCCGCGGGTGGCCGGCATGCAGCTCGCCGCCCGGCATCGCACCGGCCCGCGCGGGGGCGGCGACTGGTACGACGCGCTGCCGCTGCCGGACGCCGCGCTCGGCCTGGCCGTGGGCTCGGTGACCGGCTCCGGACCCAGCGCCGTCGCCGCGATGGGCCGGCTGCGGGCGTCCCTGCGGGCGTACGCCGTGATGGAGGGCGAGGACCCGGTCGCCGTCCTGTCCGACCTGGAACTGCTCCTGAGGCTCACCGAACCCGCCCGGTCCGCCACCGCCCTGTTCTCCTACTGCGAGCCCGCGCTGCGCAAGATCACGCTGGCCGGCGCGGGACACACCCCGCCGCTGCTGATCGGCGAGCGGCGCACGGAGTTCGTGGAGACGTCCGTGTCCGCGCCACTGGGGATGCTCGCCTGCTGGGAGGCGCCCAGCGTGGAACTGCAGGCGGAAGCCGGGGAGACGGTGCTGCTGTACACCGACGGGCTGCTGCACCGCACCGGCGACCCCACCGACCGCGCCTTCGCCCGGCTGCACGCCGCGGCGGCCGGCGTACCCCGGAGCCTGCGCCGGGACCCGGACGCGATCGCCGACCACATCCTGCGGACCGTACTGCCGGACGGGCGGGACGAAGCCGACTCCGCGGAGGACGTCGTACTACTGGCCGCTCGCTTCGAGTAG
- a CDS encoding aminopeptidase P family protein, which produces MTVADELTPETPEETEKPIKQRKNGLYPGVSDELAENMKSGWADTELRDLEPIAQAAETAARRAALSVRFPGERLVIPAGNLKTRSNDTEYPFRASVEYAYLTGNQTEDGVLVLEPVGDGHKATIYLLPRSDRENGEFWLSGQGELWVGRRHSLSEAEKLYGIPAADVRELADALAEATGPVRVVRGYDAGIEAALTDKVTAERDEELRVFLSEARLVKDAFEIGELQKAVDSTVRGFEDVVKVLDKAEATSERYIEGTFFLRARVEGNDIGYGSICAAGPHACTLHWVRNDGPVRSGELLLLDAGVETHTLYTADVTRTLPINGRFSEIQKKIYDAVYEAQEAGIAAVKPGAKYRDFHDAAQRVLTEKLVEWGLVEGPVERVLELGLQRRWTLHGTGHMLGLDVHDCAVARTETYVDGTLEPGMCLTVEPGLYFQADDLTVPEEYRGIGVRIEDDILVTESGNRNLSGGLPRRSDEVEAWMAGLQG; this is translated from the coding sequence ATGACCGTGGCGGACGAGCTCACCCCGGAGACCCCGGAAGAGACCGAGAAGCCGATCAAGCAGCGGAAGAACGGCCTGTACCCGGGCGTGTCCGACGAGCTGGCCGAGAACATGAAGTCCGGCTGGGCCGACACGGAGCTGCGCGACCTGGAGCCGATCGCCCAGGCCGCCGAGACCGCCGCGCGGCGCGCCGCGCTGTCGGTGCGTTTCCCGGGCGAGCGTCTGGTGATCCCGGCGGGCAACCTGAAGACCCGCTCGAACGACACGGAGTACCCCTTCCGCGCGTCGGTGGAGTACGCGTATCTCACCGGGAACCAGACCGAGGACGGGGTGCTCGTCCTGGAACCGGTCGGCGACGGCCATAAGGCGACGATCTACCTCCTTCCGCGCTCCGACCGCGAGAACGGCGAGTTCTGGCTCTCCGGCCAGGGCGAGCTGTGGGTCGGCCGCCGGCACTCGCTGAGCGAGGCGGAGAAGCTGTACGGCATCCCGGCCGCGGACGTGCGCGAGCTGGCGGACGCGCTGGCGGAGGCCACGGGTCCGGTCCGGGTCGTACGAGGCTACGACGCCGGCATCGAGGCCGCGCTCACCGACAAGGTCACCGCCGAGCGGGACGAAGAGCTGCGGGTCTTCCTGTCCGAGGCGCGACTGGTCAAGGACGCGTTCGAGATCGGCGAACTGCAGAAGGCCGTCGACTCGACCGTGCGTGGCTTCGAGGACGTGGTGAAGGTCCTCGACAAGGCCGAAGCGACCTCCGAGCGCTACATCGAGGGCACGTTCTTCCTCCGCGCGCGTGTCGAGGGCAACGACATCGGCTACGGCTCCATCTGCGCGGCCGGGCCGCACGCCTGCACGCTGCACTGGGTGCGCAATGACGGACCCGTGCGCTCCGGTGAACTGCTGCTGCTGGACGCGGGCGTCGAGACGCACACCCTGTACACCGCCGATGTCACGCGGACACTGCCGATCAACGGGCGGTTCAGCGAGATCCAGAAGAAGATCTACGACGCCGTGTACGAGGCTCAGGAGGCCGGGATCGCGGCGGTGAAGCCGGGTGCGAAGTACCGGGACTTCCATGACGCCGCGCAGCGGGTGCTGACCGAGAAGCTGGTCGAGTGGGGGCTCGTCGAAGGGCCGGTGGAGCGGGTGCTGGAGCTGGGGCTGCAGCGGCGGTGGACGCTGCATGGCACCGGGCACATGCTCGGGCTGGATGTCCATGACTGTGCGGTGGCCCGGACCGAGACGTATGTCGACGGCACGTTGGAGCCGGGGATGTGTCTGACGGTGGAGCCGGGGCTTTACTTCCAGGCCGACGATCTGACGGTGCCGGAGGAGTACCGGGGGATCGGTGTGCGCATCGAGGACGACATTCTGGTGACGGAGAGTGGGAACCGGAATCTGTCGGGTGGGCTTCCTCGGCGGTCTGATGAGGTGGAGGCCTGGATGGCGGGCCTCCAGGGCTGA
- a CDS encoding triphosphoribosyl-dephospho-CoA synthase yields MTSREDERLAQAAVTALTGQLALAPKPGLPDPRDLGARATRKDHRALRWSAKALAPGLAAMAAAARRTGEPTPGLRTELGAIGRCTEHSLGLAGGGHRGALWTLGLLVAASALDPRAGAREVAATAKRIAAHPDKRVPRRPSRGSSVSAKYGAAGARGEARAGFPHVRRALDALTTARSAGATEGEAQLDALLTVMSTLQDTELLYTAGPLGLRHVQAGARGVLEAGGTATEAGREALTAFDADLHARAWSPRGSAGLLAGALFLDSLPVSARVPAAA; encoded by the coding sequence ATGACGAGCCGCGAGGACGAGAGGCTGGCGCAGGCCGCCGTGACCGCGCTGACCGGACAGCTGGCGCTCGCTCCCAAGCCCGGCCTGCCCGACCCACGTGACCTGGGCGCCCGCGCCACGCGCAAGGACCACCGTGCCCTGCGCTGGTCGGCCAAGGCGCTGGCGCCCGGCCTCGCGGCGATGGCCGCGGCGGCCCGCCGCACCGGCGAGCCCACGCCCGGACTACGTACCGAACTGGGCGCGATCGGGCGCTGCACCGAGCACTCGCTGGGCCTCGCGGGCGGCGGCCACCGTGGTGCCCTGTGGACGCTCGGTCTGCTGGTCGCGGCGTCCGCCCTGGACCCCCGGGCCGGGGCGCGCGAGGTGGCCGCGACCGCCAAGCGCATCGCCGCGCACCCCGACAAGCGCGTCCCGCGCAGGCCCTCCCGGGGCTCCTCGGTGTCCGCCAAGTACGGCGCCGCGGGCGCCCGCGGCGAGGCCCGCGCCGGATTCCCGCACGTACGGCGGGCGTTGGACGCGCTCACCACGGCCCGCTCGGCCGGCGCCACGGAGGGCGAGGCCCAGCTCGACGCCCTGCTCACCGTGATGTCCACCCTCCAGGACACCGAGCTGCTGTACACGGCGGGCCCGCTGGGGCTGCGCCACGTCCAGGCCGGTGCCCGCGGTGTCCTGGAGGCGGGCGGTACGGCGACGGAGGCGGGCCGCGAAGCCCTGACCGCCTTCGACGCCGACCTGCACGCGCGCGCGTGGAGCCCGCGGGGGAGTGCGGGGCTGCTGGCGGGGGCGCTGTTCCTGGACTCGCTGCCGGTCAGCGCACGCGTGCCGGCCGCGGCCTGA
- a CDS encoding intradiol ring-cleavage dioxygenase, whose protein sequence is MTGNHRNNTITRRRALAVTGGTVAAGGLAVAGYQTAFADETTTAEATATASASATSSSACMTLMSSVTEGPYYLDGALVRKDITEGKSGVPLTLRLTVVDATDGCTPVPGAAVEIWHCDAWGYYSGYTTANPGGSAPAESEDGSTANDKTYLRGYQIANANGVVKFETIFPGWYTPRTCHIHVKVHTGGEKEDGTYEGGKVNYTGQFFFDDEIAQEIFTLEPYSQHSGSYTTLDNDMVYDGGGASSGLLTLKAVHKKDPSQGYKGFLTLGVDPDAENTGAGSGGGGEGGTPPTGTPPSDAPSASASAAS, encoded by the coding sequence ATGACGGGAAACCACAGGAACAACACGATCACCCGGCGCCGCGCCCTCGCGGTGACCGGTGGCACGGTCGCGGCGGGCGGCCTCGCCGTCGCCGGTTACCAGACGGCCTTTGCCGACGAGACGACGACCGCCGAAGCGACCGCGACCGCCTCGGCGAGCGCCACCAGCAGCAGCGCCTGCATGACGCTGATGTCGAGCGTCACGGAAGGCCCCTACTACCTCGACGGTGCCCTGGTGCGAAAGGACATCACCGAGGGCAAGAGCGGCGTCCCGCTGACCCTGCGCCTCACCGTCGTCGACGCCACCGACGGCTGCACCCCGGTCCCCGGCGCGGCCGTGGAGATCTGGCACTGCGACGCCTGGGGCTACTACTCCGGCTACACCACCGCCAACCCCGGCGGCTCGGCCCCCGCCGAGAGCGAGGACGGCTCGACGGCCAATGACAAGACCTACCTGCGCGGCTACCAGATCGCCAATGCCAACGGGGTCGTCAAGTTCGAGACGATCTTCCCGGGCTGGTACACCCCGCGCACCTGCCACATCCACGTGAAGGTGCACACCGGCGGCGAGAAGGAGGACGGCACCTACGAGGGCGGCAAGGTCAACTACACCGGCCAGTTCTTCTTCGACGACGAGATCGCCCAGGAGATCTTCACCCTGGAGCCGTACTCCCAGCACTCCGGCAGCTACACCACCCTCGACAACGACATGGTGTACGACGGCGGCGGCGCCTCCAGCGGACTGCTCACCCTCAAGGCCGTCCACAAGAAGGACCCCTCCCAGGGCTACAAGGGCTTCCTCACCCTCGGCGTCGACCCGGACGCCGAGAACACCGGCGCGGGCAGCGGCGGTGGCGGCGAGGGCGGTACGCCGCCCACGGGCACCCCGCCGAGCGACGCCCCGTCGGCTTCGGCGTCCGCGGCCTCGTAG